In Tachypleus tridentatus isolate NWPU-2018 chromosome 7, ASM421037v1, whole genome shotgun sequence, a genomic segment contains:
- the LOC143256274 gene encoding uncharacterized protein LOC143256274: MMWAHYFTVIRVDRHDVDSHYFTVIIVDRHDVNSHYFTVISVDRHDVDSHYFTVISVDRHDVDSHYFTVISVDRHDVDSHYFTVISVDRHDVDSHYFTVISVDGHDVDSHYFTVISVDGHDVDSHYFTVISVDGHDVDSHFFTVISVDGHDVDSHFFTVISVDGHDVDSHYFTVISVDGHDVDSHYFTVISVDGHDVDSHYFTVISVDRHDVDSHYFTVIIVDRHDVDSHYFTVISVDRHDVDSHYFTVISVDRHDVDSHYFTVIRVDRHDVDSHYFTVISVGGHDVGPQHFLPYN; encoded by the coding sequence ATGATGTGGGCTCACTACTTCACAGTAATACGAGTTGATAGACATGATGTGGACTCTCACTACTTCACAGTAATAATAGTTGATAGACATGATGTGAACTCTCACTACTTCACAGTAATAAGTGTTGATAGACATGATGTGGACTCTCACTACTTCACAGTAATAAGTGTTGATAGACATGATGTGGACTCTCACTACTTCACAGTAATAAGTGTTGATAGACATGATGTGGACTCTCACTACTTCACAGTAATAAGTGTTGATAGACATGATGTGGACTCTCACTACTTCACAGTAATAAGTGTTGATGGACATGATGTGGACTCTCACTACTTCACAGTAATAAGTGTTGATGGACATGATGTGGACTCTCACTACTTCACAGTAATAAGTGTTGATGGACATGATGTGGACTCTCACTTCTTCACAGTAATAAGTGTTGATGGACATGATGTGGACTCTCACTTCTTCACAGTAATAAGTGTTGATGGACATGATGTGGACTCTCACTACTTCACAGTAATAAGTGTTGATGGACATGATGTGGACTCTCACTACTTCACAGTAATAAGTGTTGATGGACATGATGTGGACTCTCACTACTTCACAGTAATAAGTGTTGATAGACATGATGTGGACTCTCACTACTTCACAGTAATAATAGTTGATAGACATGATGTGGACTCTCACTACTTCACAGTAATAAGTGTTGATAGACATGATGTGGACTCTCACTACTTCACAGTAATAAGTGTTGATAGACATGATGTGGACTCTCACTACTTCACAGTAATAAGAGTTGATAGACATGATGTGGACTCTCACTACTTCACAGTAATAAGTGTTGGTGGACATGATGTGGGTCCTCAACACTTCCTTCCATACAACTAA